A region from the Leptolyngbya subtilissima AS-A7 genome encodes:
- a CDS encoding zinc-dependent metalloprotease, whose product MKQSIRLGLVFLLSLAIAVTLSLSPSQGATPQVSSAVGPTHGSLFAQVSEPTPDAPTGSDPSAGLEPTSLKSFEETVKGLTVSQGLFTVYHDLQRNRAFLGLKPAQLNQNLLFIATLESGVGEAGLFRGWPVNDFMVQFRQIPDNRLQVAIPNALFRNSQAEAQQLLRESFSDSVLTTLPIQAINGETGELLIDLKDWLITRDPANLANQFPWVLGSYALNADASYLGPVKAFPENVELETVLGFSGGSSGADPFALALSSIPDGRGFNLRVRYSLSAIPAHPAFQPRLADERVGYFISAYRAPTRPGSSDPFVRYIQRWQLEKQDPTAALSPPKTPLVFWIENTTPQEYRAAIRDGIEWWNAAFEQAGFTQAIEVREMPANADWDPADVRYNVIRWSDSLYPWASGLGPSRVNPLTGEILDADVVLDASVVRDLALEYDTLAERGAIARGEMALCGHPLSDRLMTRLTAPAAGRTVSPQPDTLDYCASLRAAQTNTFGPLAIATLAPPFSTREAKAAYLEQYLRVLTAHEVGHVLGLRHNFLGSTLLSPADLNNPAITQAQGMTSSVMDYLPPNLAPVGQPQGDYFPTQLGPYDRWAIEYGYRPVTSRATAQRELQSIADRATDPALAYATDEDAYTMVDPRANAWDMSNDPLSYAEGQLAIAKAIWDRLDWFSVNPGEGYGQLRQRVDLVFFYYGSQADTMANYIGGQRFTRTDPWSSRGQSPFEPVAAAEQRRALTTLSQQVFAPNALSLSPELVNRLAPDRWLHWGEDPFSDRLDYPIYDRIVSTQALTLSNLMEGDRLLRLRDSELKQPGPDSFTLAELFDTLSQTLWTEVLNPPAEATPISSLRQGLQRHHLNALTSLVLRNHGSGEGVTDFLGFVAQEATFGAPEEARVLARYQLRQLQEAIARHLSRQGQRLDLATLAYLEDAGDRIVKVLDAPLRGQ is encoded by the coding sequence GTGAAGCAGAGCATACGACTAGGACTGGTCTTTCTCTTGAGCCTAGCGATCGCGGTGACCCTCTCCCTCAGCCCGAGTCAAGGGGCAACCCCCCAGGTTTCCTCAGCGGTTGGACCGACCCATGGCAGTCTTTTTGCCCAAGTCAGCGAGCCGACTCCCGACGCCCCCACTGGGTCAGACCCTAGCGCCGGGTTAGAACCTACCAGCCTCAAGTCCTTTGAGGAGACAGTCAAGGGGCTGACCGTTTCCCAGGGGCTGTTTACGGTTTACCACGACCTCCAACGCAATCGAGCCTTTCTCGGGCTCAAGCCCGCCCAGCTCAACCAAAACCTATTGTTTATCGCCACCCTAGAATCAGGGGTGGGTGAGGCTGGGCTGTTTCGCGGCTGGCCGGTCAACGACTTTATGGTTCAGTTTCGCCAGATTCCCGACAACCGCTTGCAGGTGGCGATTCCCAACGCGCTCTTCCGCAATTCCCAAGCCGAGGCCCAGCAGCTACTGCGAGAATCTTTCAGCGATTCGGTGCTGACAACGCTACCGATTCAAGCCATCAATGGTGAAACGGGCGAACTGCTCATCGACCTCAAAGACTGGCTCATCACCCGTGACCCTGCCAATCTCGCTAACCAGTTTCCCTGGGTGCTGGGCAGCTACGCCCTCAACGCCGATGCCTCTTACCTGGGGCCGGTCAAAGCCTTTCCCGAAAACGTTGAGCTGGAGACGGTGCTAGGGTTTTCGGGCGGCAGCAGTGGTGCAGACCCCTTTGCCCTGGCCCTCAGCAGCATTCCTGATGGTAGGGGATTCAACCTCCGGGTGCGCTATAGCCTGTCGGCCATTCCTGCTCACCCCGCCTTTCAGCCGAGGCTGGCCGACGAGCGGGTGGGTTATTTCATCTCCGCCTACCGGGCCCCGACTCGCCCTGGCAGCTCAGACCCCTTTGTCCGCTACATTCAGCGCTGGCAGTTAGAAAAACAAGACCCCACTGCGGCCCTCTCGCCGCCCAAAACGCCGCTGGTTTTTTGGATTGAAAACACCACCCCCCAAGAATACCGAGCCGCCATTCGCGACGGCATCGAGTGGTGGAATGCCGCCTTCGAGCAGGCGGGCTTTACCCAGGCGATCGAAGTGCGCGAAATGCCCGCCAACGCTGATTGGGACCCTGCCGACGTGCGCTACAACGTAATTCGCTGGTCAGACTCGCTTTACCCTTGGGCCAGCGGGCTTGGGCCTTCGCGGGTCAACCCCCTAACCGGCGAAATTCTCGATGCTGACGTTGTGCTTGACGCCAGCGTGGTGCGCGATCTTGCCCTGGAGTACGACACGCTAGCCGAGCGGGGGGCGATCGCCAGGGGCGAAATGGCGCTGTGCGGACACCCCCTCAGCGATCGCCTGATGACCCGGCTCACCGCTCCAGCCGCCGGCCGCACTGTTTCACCCCAGCCCGACACCCTAGACTATTGCGCTAGCCTGCGAGCAGCCCAGACCAATACCTTTGGGCCTCTGGCGATCGCTACCCTAGCGCCACCGTTTTCGACCCGTGAGGCCAAGGCGGCTTACCTAGAGCAATATCTGCGAGTGCTAACTGCCCACGAAGTGGGCCACGTGCTGGGGCTGCGGCACAACTTTTTGGGTAGCACTCTGCTGTCTCCCGCCGACCTCAACAACCCGGCCATTACTCAAGCCCAGGGCATGACCAGCTCCGTCATGGACTACCTACCCCCCAATCTGGCCCCCGTTGGTCAGCCCCAAGGCGACTATTTCCCGACCCAGCTCGGCCCCTACGATCGCTGGGCTATTGAGTATGGCTACCGCCCGGTCACCAGCCGAGCGACCGCCCAGCGCGAGCTTCAGTCCATTGCCGATCGCGCGACAGACCCCGCTCTGGCTTACGCCACCGACGAAGATGCCTACACCATGGTCGACCCCAGAGCCAACGCCTGGGATATGAGCAACGACCCTCTAAGCTACGCCGAGGGGCAGTTGGCGATCGCTAAGGCCATTTGGGATCGCCTCGACTGGTTTTCGGTGAACCCGGGCGAGGGCTACGGTCAGCTTCGCCAGCGGGTAGATTTGGTGTTTTTCTACTACGGCAGCCAGGCCGATACCATGGCCAACTACATCGGCGGCCAGCGCTTTACCCGCACCGACCCCTGGAGTTCGCGGGGGCAATCCCCGTTCGAGCCGGTGGCGGCAGCCGAGCAGCGGCGCGCCCTAACCACCCTTAGCCAGCAGGTCTTTGCCCCCAACGCCCTCAGCCTGTCGCCCGAGTTGGTCAACCGCCTGGCTCCCGATCGCTGGTTGCACTGGGGAGAAGATCCGTTTAGCGATCGCCTCGACTACCCCATCTATGATCGCATCGTGTCAACCCAGGCCTTGACCCTCAGCAATCTGATGGAGGGCGATCGGCTGCTGCGCCTGCGCGACAGCGAACTCAAACAGCCAGGGCCAGATTCTTTTACTTTGGCCGAGCTATTCGACACCCTGAGCCAGACGCTTTGGACTGAGGTGCTCAATCCACCCGCTGAGGCAACGCCCATTTCTAGCCTGCGGCAGGGGCTTCAGCGCCACCACCTCAACGCCCTCACCAGCCTAGTGCTGCGCAACCATGGCTCTGGCGAAGGCGTCACTGACTTTTTGGGCTTTGTTGCCCAAGAGGCTACCTTTGGTGCCCCTGAAGAAGCCCGAGTGCTGGCCCGCTACCAACTGCGGCAGCTTCAGGAGGCGATCGCCCGTCACCTCAGTCGCCAGGGCCAGCGGCTCGACCTGGCGACCCTGGCTTACCTAGAGGACGCGGGCGATCGCATCGTTAAGGTGTTAGACGCCCCCCTGCGGGGCCAATAA
- the purN gene encoding phosphoribosylglycinamide formyltransferase: MPETAPAMISPPLPNAWPQFEQPLKLGVMASGNGSNLEAIAQAISRGDLHAQVQVVVYNNPKAGVAERAARLGLPTVLLNHRQYPGREALDKDIVETLRIHGADWVIMAGWMRCVTSVLIDAFPQRVLNIHPSLLPSFPGLHAIEQALAAGVKVAGCTVHQVELAVDSGPIIMQAVVPVQPGDTSAMLQARVQQQEHRIYPAAIALAALKDKGRD; encoded by the coding sequence ATGCCAGAGACTGCCCCCGCCATGATTTCACCGCCGCTGCCCAACGCCTGGCCCCAGTTTGAGCAACCCCTCAAATTGGGAGTGATGGCCTCAGGCAACGGCAGCAATCTAGAGGCGATCGCCCAGGCCATCAGTCGGGGCGATCTGCATGCTCAAGTTCAGGTCGTGGTGTACAACAACCCCAAGGCTGGGGTGGCCGAGCGAGCGGCCCGCCTTGGACTGCCCACCGTGCTGTTGAACCACCGCCAGTACCCCGGCCGCGAAGCTTTGGACAAAGATATTGTGGAGACGCTCCGTATCCACGGCGCTGACTGGGTAATTATGGCGGGTTGGATGCGCTGCGTGACGTCGGTATTAATTGACGCATTTCCCCAGCGGGTGCTGAACATTCACCCCAGTCTGCTGCCCAGCTTTCCAGGGCTGCATGCGATAGAGCAAGCGCTGGCGGCAGGGGTAAAGGTGGCGGGCTGCACCGTACACCAGGTTGAGCTAGCAGTAGACAGTGGCCCAATCATTATGCAGGCGGTGGTGCCAGTACAGCCGGGCGATACTTCCGCTATGCTCCAGGCCCGTGTTCAGCAGCAAGAGCACCGCATCTACCCAGCGGCGATCGCCCTAGCTGCCCTAAAAGACAAGGGTCGCGACTAA
- a CDS encoding DUF1350 family protein: MENRRNAEYLMKPFTFQPVSFSWVALHPQPKGVIQFIGGAFFGSLPTLCYRHLLRELYDAGYTVVAMPFRFSFRHWGIALSLLEEQRRLQTCLPQLAAEVGYDIGVYHQSDRYAWLGHSLGCKYIALLELLCGVELDPADTTLDEVIGGRNAQWLRDRLAASPNIWNQPTQLLAPDISDTTNAVPLKTLAHLFDRLGLGVQPTRQQTLALIDRSRLFNLTAMVSFTHDTVAGSIQDPCPATSDVLWLYQHLQAKQLIHAELRGKHLEPLGVKVGSWLVDLNPLDKFAKPLVCWATGETVLKFFHQLQHRETESGTVLEELKPALIER; this comes from the coding sequence ATGGAAAACCGCCGTAACGCTGAGTATTTAATGAAACCTTTTACCTTTCAGCCGGTTTCCTTTAGCTGGGTGGCGCTGCATCCCCAGCCTAAAGGGGTGATTCAGTTTATTGGTGGAGCATTTTTTGGCTCGTTGCCGACCCTATGCTATCGCCACCTGCTGCGCGAGCTGTATGACGCTGGTTACACCGTGGTGGCCATGCCCTTCCGCTTCAGCTTTCGCCACTGGGGCATTGCCCTCAGCCTGTTAGAAGAACAGCGACGGCTGCAAACCTGTCTGCCGCAGCTCGCTGCCGAGGTTGGGTACGACATTGGGGTATATCACCAGAGCGATCGCTACGCCTGGCTGGGCCACAGCTTGGGCTGCAAATACATTGCCCTGCTAGAACTGCTGTGCGGCGTTGAGCTAGACCCGGCAGACACCACCCTTGATGAAGTGATTGGCGGCAGAAATGCTCAGTGGTTGCGCGATCGCCTAGCGGCTTCTCCTAACATTTGGAACCAGCCCACCCAGCTCTTAGCTCCCGATATTAGCGACACCACCAATGCGGTGCCGCTCAAAACGTTGGCGCACCTGTTCGATCGCTTAGGACTGGGGGTGCAGCCCACCCGCCAGCAAACCCTCGCGCTAATCGATCGCAGCCGCCTCTTTAACTTGACGGCCATGGTTTCCTTCACCCACGACACCGTAGCGGGAAGCATACAAGACCCTTGCCCTGCTACCAGTGATGTCCTCTGGCTTTACCAGCATCTACAGGCCAAACAGCTGATTCATGCCGAACTGAGGGGCAAACACCTCGAACCTCTGGGGGTAAAGGTCGGCTCCTGGCTGGTAGACCTCAACCCGCTCGATAAGTTTGCTAAGCCCCTAGTCTGCTGGGCTACCGGAGAAACCGTGCTGAAGTTTTTTCACCAGCTTCAGCATCGCGAAACTGAGTCAGGGACAGTTTTAGAGGAGCTGAAGCCAGCCCTAATTGAACGTTAA
- a CDS encoding Crp/Fnr family transcriptional regulator, giving the protein MSAIATSALHDATVGIRNHQTFIQLLEQLYRERALVPFAAGRPIPLRSDEVLVICRGIVQLFTIQHDGSETLLGLAGPSMPIGLPLTTVDPYWATALTDVDVLSLPMVEIEGSSVLMAGMFRNLTLRMQQAEAWLALSGKRLVADRLKHFLLMLAKDFGHVEPSGIRVPMRLTHHQLATAIGTTRVTVTRLLKDFKVEGWLTIDQRQIVLQLDPRFPANQLLNPMAQR; this is encoded by the coding sequence GTGTCTGCAATCGCAACCTCTGCTCTCCATGATGCCACTGTTGGCATTCGCAACCATCAAACCTTCATTCAGCTCTTGGAGCAGCTCTATCGCGAGCGAGCCCTAGTACCCTTTGCGGCAGGGCGACCCATTCCCCTGCGCAGCGATGAGGTGCTGGTCATCTGTCGGGGCATTGTGCAGCTATTTACCATTCAGCACGACGGCAGCGAAACGCTGCTGGGTCTAGCTGGGCCATCGATGCCCATCGGCCTACCCCTAACCACCGTTGACCCCTACTGGGCCACCGCCCTCACCGATGTCGATGTGCTGTCGCTGCCCATGGTTGAAATCGAGGGGTCGTCAGTGCTGATGGCGGGCATGTTTCGCAATTTGACCCTGAGAATGCAGCAGGCCGAAGCCTGGCTAGCGCTCTCGGGCAAGCGCTTGGTAGCCGATCGCCTCAAGCACTTTTTGCTGATGCTGGCCAAAGACTTTGGCCATGTCGAACCCAGCGGCATTCGGGTGCCCATGCGGTTGACCCACCACCAGTTGGCTACCGCCATCGGCACCACTCGTGTCACTGTGACTCGCCTTCTGAAAGACTTTAAAGTCGAAGGCTGGCTAACCATCGACCAGCGCCAGATCGTGCTCCAGCTCGACCCTCGTTTTCCGGCAAATCAACTCCTAAACCCGATGGCTCAGCGCTGA
- the leuC gene encoding 3-isopropylmalate dehydratase large subunit: MSKGTLFDKVWDLHTVGTLPSGQTQLFIGLHLVHEVTSPQAFAMVRERQLTVMYPERTVATVDHIVPTESQARPFADPLAEAMMQALDQNCQEHGIRFYNIGSGSQGIVHVIAPEQGLTQPGMTIACGDSHTSTHGAFGAIAFGIGTSQVRDVLASQTLALGKLKVRRVEVNGDLLPGVYAKDVVLHIIRKLGVKGGVGYAYEFAGSAIEAMSMEERMTLCNMAIEGGARCGYVNPDQITYDYLNGRDFAPKGKAWDEAVTWWNTLRSDANAEYDDVAVFAAADIAPTVTWGITPGQGIAINETLPWPDSLPDEEQVLAQDAFAYMDFTPGQSLKGTAIDVCFIGSCTNGRISDLREAAKVVQGRTVAEGIKAFVVPGSERVKQQAEAEGLDQVFTAAGFEWREAGCSMCLAMNPDKLQGRQISASSSNRNFKGRQGSASGRTLLMSPAMVAAAALAGQVTDVRDYLPTH, from the coding sequence ATGAGCAAGGGTACGCTGTTCGACAAAGTTTGGGATTTGCATACCGTAGGTACCCTGCCCTCGGGGCAGACCCAGCTGTTTATTGGGCTGCACCTGGTGCATGAGGTCACTAGCCCCCAGGCCTTTGCTATGGTGCGCGAGCGCCAGCTCACGGTGATGTATCCCGAGCGCACCGTCGCCACCGTCGACCACATCGTGCCCACCGAGAGCCAGGCCCGCCCCTTCGCTGACCCCTTAGCCGAGGCGATGATGCAGGCCCTCGACCAAAACTGCCAAGAGCACGGCATTCGCTTTTACAACATTGGCTCGGGTAGTCAGGGCATTGTGCATGTGATTGCCCCCGAACAGGGGTTGACCCAGCCGGGGATGACTATTGCCTGCGGCGACAGCCACACTTCGACCCACGGGGCCTTTGGGGCGATCGCTTTCGGCATTGGCACCAGTCAGGTGCGCGACGTGCTGGCCTCTCAAACTCTGGCCCTCGGCAAGCTCAAGGTGCGCCGGGTGGAGGTCAACGGTGACCTGCTGCCTGGGGTGTACGCCAAAGACGTGGTGCTGCACATCATTCGCAAGCTCGGGGTGAAGGGTGGCGTGGGCTATGCCTACGAGTTTGCCGGTAGTGCGATCGAAGCCATGTCCATGGAAGAGCGCATGACCCTCTGCAACATGGCGATCGAAGGGGGCGCGCGCTGCGGCTACGTCAACCCCGACCAAATCACCTATGACTATCTAAATGGGCGCGACTTTGCTCCCAAGGGTAAAGCTTGGGATGAGGCCGTTACCTGGTGGAATACCCTGCGCAGCGATGCCAACGCCGAGTATGACGATGTGGCCGTGTTCGCCGCCGCCGACATTGCCCCCACCGTAACCTGGGGCATTACCCCTGGCCAGGGCATTGCCATCAACGAAACCTTGCCCTGGCCCGACAGCCTGCCCGATGAAGAGCAGGTGCTGGCCCAAGACGCCTTTGCCTATATGGATTTCACCCCCGGCCAAAGCCTGAAGGGCACCGCCATTGACGTGTGCTTCATCGGCAGCTGCACCAATGGGCGCATCAGCGATCTGAGGGAAGCGGCAAAAGTGGTCCAGGGTCGGACCGTGGCTGAGGGGATAAAAGCCTTTGTAGTACCTGGCTCTGAGCGGGTAAAGCAGCAGGCCGAGGCCGAAGGGCTAGACCAGGTGTTCACTGCAGCGGGCTTTGAGTGGCGCGAGGCGGGCTGCTCGATGTGTCTGGCCATGAACCCCGACAAGCTTCAGGGCCGGCAGATTAGCGCCTCATCCTCTAACCGCAACTTTAAAGGACGCCAGGGGTCGGCCTCGGGCCGCACTTTGCTCATGAGCCCGGCGATGGTGGCGGCGGCAGCTCTGGCCGGGCAAGTGACGGACGTGCGCGACTACTTGCCCACCCACTAG
- the mnmH gene encoding tRNA 2-selenouridine(34) synthase MnmH has translation MPKPLDIDDFLQGSGPILDVRSPGEFHQGHIPGAISFPLFTDAERAQVGTCYKQVGRESAVELGFDMAGPKCGEFVRAAKALAPDRHLRIHCWRGGMRSGGMGWILELAGFTVHLLDGGYKAYRRWVRETLATPKPIMILGGMTGSGKTLILQELAALGEPVLDLEGLANHRGSSFGALLLPPQPSVEHYENLLADQWARFPSDSQGLAPKDQRPIWLEAESRRVGTCRIPDELFVQMDAAPGVEVVRSLDERLDLLVEIYGEASTEGLVAATERIQKRLGGDRTQAAVQHIQSGNLRAACAIILDYYDRAYRHDLERRHRVIPQVDIRGLSPAASARLLAEKLPQLGSQPVSLSQR, from the coding sequence ATGCCAAAGCCTTTAGATATCGATGATTTTCTGCAAGGCTCTGGCCCGATTCTCGACGTGCGTAGCCCAGGGGAATTTCATCAGGGGCACATCCCTGGCGCGATTAGCTTTCCCTTATTCACCGATGCAGAGCGCGCCCAGGTAGGCACCTGTTATAAGCAGGTGGGGCGAGAGTCGGCGGTAGAACTGGGTTTTGACATGGCTGGCCCCAAATGCGGTGAGTTTGTGCGCGCGGCCAAGGCGCTGGCCCCAGATCGCCACCTGCGAATCCACTGCTGGCGAGGAGGCATGCGCAGCGGCGGCATGGGCTGGATTTTGGAATTAGCGGGATTTACCGTCCACCTCCTCGATGGTGGCTACAAGGCTTACCGGCGCTGGGTGCGGGAGACCTTGGCGACGCCCAAACCAATCATGATTTTGGGCGGAATGACGGGCAGCGGCAAGACGCTGATTCTTCAGGAACTGGCGGCATTGGGAGAACCAGTATTAGATCTAGAAGGTTTGGCCAACCATCGAGGCAGTAGCTTTGGGGCGCTGCTGCTGCCGCCCCAGCCCTCTGTGGAGCACTACGAGAATTTATTGGCGGACCAGTGGGCAAGATTCCCAAGCGATAGTCAAGGACTGGCCCCAAAGGACCAACGCCCTATTTGGCTGGAGGCTGAAAGTCGCCGGGTGGGCACCTGCCGCATCCCCGACGAGCTGTTTGTGCAGATGGATGCGGCTCCGGGGGTGGAGGTAGTGCGATCGCTTGATGAACGCCTTGACCTGCTGGTGGAGATCTATGGCGAAGCCTCCACTGAGGGTTTGGTGGCGGCGACGGAGCGAATTCAAAAGCGGTTGGGGGGCGATCGCACCCAGGCTGCCGTACAGCACATTCAGTCAGGGAACCTGCGCGCCGCTTGCGCCATCATTCTGGACTACTACGATCGCGCCTACCGCCACGATCTAGAGCGCCGTCACCGAGTCATTCCCCAGGTTGACATCCGTGGTTTGTCCCCCGCCGCCAGCGCTCGGCTGCTAGCAGAAAAGTTACCTCAACTGGGTTCGCAACCGGTCTCATTGAGCCAGCGCTAG
- a CDS encoding DUF429 domain-containing protein has product MICSSSVGDPTSKENSSQNCPPYHRFLGVDLGWQSGPTGLCCLHVDNGNLRLVALDRLQTVDEILAWISHWTEGSTNAVVAVDAPTLIPNETGMRSPDRLAHVHFGRYDAGCYPANLGRPFAAKLVAFGLALESLGFQHQPLSPPQPAGRFQLEVFPHPATVHLFGLSKILKYKKGTLAQRRPELEKLRQYQLSVLPTLEPALDLKESDLPEILFTGAALKAVEDQLDSLTCAYVAAHWWYWGVERNWVLGDRTEGYIVVPAPVNAHAQTATLKP; this is encoded by the coding sequence ATGATTTGCTCTTCTAGTGTTGGAGACCCAACTTCAAAGGAGAATTCGTCCCAGAATTGCCCTCCCTACCATCGCTTCCTTGGGGTTGATCTAGGCTGGCAAAGTGGGCCTACTGGGCTCTGCTGTCTGCATGTAGACAACGGTAACTTGCGGCTGGTAGCGCTCGATCGCCTTCAGACCGTAGACGAAATTTTGGCTTGGATCTCTCACTGGACTGAGGGATCGACCAACGCTGTCGTTGCGGTGGATGCCCCCACTTTAATTCCTAACGAAACTGGGATGCGATCGCCCGATCGGCTCGCCCACGTGCACTTCGGCCGCTACGACGCGGGCTGCTACCCCGCCAACCTGGGCCGACCCTTTGCCGCAAAATTAGTTGCCTTTGGCCTAGCGCTCGAATCCCTGGGCTTTCAACACCAGCCCCTCAGCCCGCCACAGCCAGCGGGCCGGTTTCAGCTAGAGGTATTCCCTCACCCGGCGACGGTGCACCTGTTTGGCCTGAGCAAAATTCTCAAGTACAAGAAGGGCACCTTAGCCCAGCGCCGCCCTGAGCTAGAGAAACTGCGGCAGTATCAGCTCTCCGTGCTGCCCACCCTAGAGCCTGCCCTCGACCTAAAGGAATCCGACTTACCAGAAATTCTGTTCACTGGAGCTGCCCTAAAAGCGGTAGAAGACCAGCTCGACAGCCTTACCTGCGCCTACGTGGCCGCCCACTGGTGGTATTGGGGGGTGGAAAGGAATTGGGTGCTGGGCGATCGCACCGAGGGTTACATCGTCGTCCCCGCTCCGGTTAACGCTCATGCTCAAACCGCTACACTAAAACCTTAG
- a CDS encoding cupin domain-containing protein produces MHRSHPLLTADAIAALPESTFVHPLNPRAIRHGRSLGDAVGFEHIGVHLVRVEPGHDSTQYHVHQAEEEFIYILSGRGLAEIGDETMEVGPGDFMGFAAGGLAHGLSNPFTEDLVYLVGGMRLEFDICDYPKVNTRLYRRGDQRDYVDLAE; encoded by the coding sequence ATGCACCGTTCTCACCCGTTACTGACCGCCGATGCGATCGCTGCCCTGCCCGAATCCACCTTTGTCCATCCCCTCAATCCTAGAGCAATCCGCCATGGCCGGTCGCTGGGCGATGCCGTCGGGTTTGAGCACATCGGCGTTCACCTGGTGCGGGTCGAACCCGGTCACGACTCAACCCAGTACCATGTCCACCAGGCCGAAGAGGAATTTATCTACATTCTCTCGGGGCGAGGGCTGGCGGAAATCGGTGACGAGACCATGGAGGTTGGCCCCGGCGATTTTATGGGTTTTGCCGCTGGTGGGCTAGCCCACGGCCTAAGCAATCCTTTTACGGAAGACCTAGTGTACCTGGTTGGGGGCATGCGGCTAGAGTTTGACATTTGCGATTATCCCAAAGTGAACACCCGCCTGTACCGACGAGGTGACCAGCGCGACTATGTGGATTTGGCGGAATGA
- the argS gene encoding arginine--tRNA ligase → MKSTLAQLTARFDQALVIAFGADLTGTDPMLVPTSNPKFGDYQANLAMSLAKPLKLKPRDIATQIVEKLDVSDLCEPPEIAGPGFINLRFKTAYLEDQLRAMQADPRLGVEPAKPPQKVIVDFSSPNIAKEMHVGHLRSTIIGDSIARVQEFMGNDVLRLNHVGDWGTQFGMLITHLKEACPEALEAGSVVDIGDLVTFYKQAKQRFDEDDDFKTRSREAVVGLQAGDAIATKAWQALCDQSRHEFQKLYDRLDIQIQERGESFYNPLLTDVVQDLTAQGLLVEDQGAKVVFVDGFTNKDGDPLPLIIQKTDGGYNYATTDLAAIRYRTQQDGAERVLYVVDAGQGNHFAQVFQVAAKAGWIPDGVELTHVPFGVVQGEDGKKFKTRAGDTVKLKDLLDEAVSRARADLESRIQTEERQETEEFIQDVAEAVGLGAVKYADLSQNRTSNYIFSFDKMLALQGNTAPYMLYAYVRVQGISRKGDIDFDHLPVEARVHLEDDSEFALARHLLQLDEVLGEVAQDLYPNRLCQYLFELSQKFNQFYDRCSVLQAAEPQRTSRLLLCDLTAKTLKLGLSLLGIRVLERM, encoded by the coding sequence ATGAAGTCTACACTTGCACAACTTACCGCCCGGTTTGACCAAGCTTTGGTCATCGCCTTTGGTGCAGATCTGACTGGCACCGACCCGATGCTTGTGCCCACCAGCAACCCTAAGTTTGGCGATTATCAGGCCAATTTGGCCATGTCGCTGGCCAAGCCACTGAAGCTGAAGCCCCGCGACATTGCTACGCAGATCGTCGAGAAACTAGATGTCAGCGACCTCTGCGAACCGCCCGAAATCGCTGGCCCCGGCTTTATCAACCTGCGCTTCAAAACCGCCTATTTAGAAGATCAATTGCGGGCGATGCAGGCCGACCCGCGCCTGGGGGTAGAGCCGGCGAAGCCTCCCCAGAAGGTGATTGTCGATTTCTCTAGCCCCAACATTGCTAAAGAAATGCACGTAGGGCACCTGCGATCGACCATCATCGGCGACTCTATTGCCCGGGTGCAGGAGTTCATGGGCAACGACGTGCTGCGGCTCAACCACGTGGGCGACTGGGGCACCCAGTTTGGCATGCTGATCACCCATCTCAAGGAAGCCTGTCCTGAAGCCCTAGAAGCAGGTTCCGTCGTCGATATTGGCGACTTAGTGACCTTCTACAAGCAGGCTAAACAACGCTTCGATGAGGATGACGACTTCAAAACCCGCTCTCGCGAAGCCGTAGTAGGGTTACAGGCGGGAGATGCGATCGCCACCAAAGCCTGGCAGGCCCTCTGCGACCAGTCTCGCCACGAGTTTCAAAAACTCTACGATCGCCTCGATATCCAAATCCAAGAGCGGGGCGAATCCTTCTACAATCCTTTACTGACCGATGTCGTCCAAGATTTGACCGCCCAAGGACTCCTGGTTGAAGATCAGGGAGCCAAGGTGGTGTTTGTCGATGGTTTTACCAACAAAGACGGCGACCCACTGCCGCTGATCATTCAAAAAACCGACGGCGGCTACAACTATGCCACCACTGACCTAGCCGCCATCCGCTACCGCACCCAGCAGGACGGGGCTGAGCGGGTTCTCTACGTGGTGGATGCCGGCCAGGGCAACCACTTCGCCCAGGTGTTTCAGGTTGCCGCCAAGGCGGGGTGGATTCCCGACGGCGTTGAGCTGACCCACGTGCCCTTTGGAGTGGTGCAGGGCGAAGACGGCAAGAAATTTAAAACCCGAGCGGGCGACACGGTCAAACTCAAGGATCTGCTGGACGAAGCCGTCAGCCGCGCCCGCGCCGATCTAGAGTCTCGCATTCAAACCGAAGAGCGGCAGGAAACGGAGGAATTTATTCAAGACGTGGCCGAGGCGGTGGGCCTTGGTGCCGTTAAATACGCCGATCTGAGCCAGAACCGCACTAGCAACTACATCTTTAGCTTTGACAAAATGCTGGCCCTCCAGGGCAACACTGCCCCCTACATGCTCTACGCCTATGTACGGGTGCAAGGCATTAGCCGCAAGGGCGATATCGACTTCGACCACCTACCCGTTGAGGCCCGCGTTCACTTAGAGGACGACAGCGAGTTTGCCTTAGCTCGCCACCTGCTCCAGCTCGATGAGGTGCTAGGAGAGGTGGCGCAGGATTTATACCCCAACCGCCTCTGCCAATACCTATTCGAGCTGAGCCAAAAGTTTAACCAGTTCTACGATCGCTGCTCAGTGCTCCAGGCCGCAGAACCCCAGCGCACCTCTCGCCTGCTGCTCTGCGATCTAACGGCCAAAACCTTGAAATTGGGCCTGTCTCTGCTGGGCATTCGGGTTCTAGAGCGCATGTAG